In one window of Verrucomicrobiota bacterium DNA:
- a CDS encoding ThuA domain-containing protein yields MKLLLRWLPLPAVLVLAWCVSGCATGGSATAAKPLRALMITGGCCHDYPGQKSILSEGISARARVEWTIVHDPRTGTTGKIETYRNPNWASGYDVIVHNECFSDEKELDWLEGILKPHREGVPAVLIHCTMHCYRAPTNDWFKFCGVRSHRHGAHFAYPMMNQRPDHPIMKSFPAIWNTPMEELYNIVEVFPETTVLASGYSHETKKGEPNVWINQFGKARVFGTTVGHYNHTLRDPVMLDVLTRGLLWACGKLDREGRPVRGYEVPNAPAGFSR; encoded by the coding sequence ATGAAACTCCTTCTTCGCTGGCTTCCCTTGCCGGCCGTTCTCGTTCTCGCCTGGTGTGTCTCCGGCTGCGCCACCGGGGGATCCGCCACCGCTGCCAAACCGCTCCGAGCTCTGATGATCACCGGCGGCTGTTGCCACGATTATCCCGGGCAGAAATCCATCCTGTCCGAAGGCATCAGCGCCCGCGCCCGGGTCGAGTGGACCATCGTCCACGACCCTCGCACGGGCACCACGGGCAAGATTGAGACCTATCGCAATCCGAACTGGGCGAGCGGCTACGATGTCATTGTCCACAACGAGTGTTTTTCGGATGAAAAGGAGCTGGACTGGCTTGAAGGCATTCTGAAGCCGCATCGCGAGGGTGTGCCTGCCGTCCTGATTCACTGCACCATGCATTGCTACCGGGCGCCGACCAACGATTGGTTCAAGTTCTGCGGCGTGCGGTCCCACCGGCATGGCGCCCACTTCGCGTATCCGATGATGAACCAGCGCCCTGACCATCCGATCATGAAATCCTTTCCCGCCATCTGGAACACACCCATGGAAGAGCTCTACAACATTGTCGAAGTCTTTCCCGAAACCACCGTCCTGGCGTCCGGCTACAGTCACGAGACCAAGAAAGGCGAACCCAACGTCTGGATCAATCAATTCGGCAAAGCGCGCGTCTTTGGCACCACGGTCGGTCACTACAACCACACCTTGCGCGACCCTGTCATGTTGGACGTCCTCACGCGCGGACTGCTCTGGGCTTGTGGAAAACTGGACCGCGAAGGCCGCCCCGTGCGCGGTTATGAAGTCCCCAACGCCCCCGCTGGCTTCAGCCGGTGA
- a CDS encoding DUF1501 domain-containing protein, with the protein MLKASLAGLAGLTLPDLLRLRAQLPSVRARTGRSVILLWMTGGPSHIDTWDMKPDQPSENRGPFKSIPTQVAGVRICEYLPKQAVMMNRFTLIRSVDCRESNHEPNMVMQTANLEAEPRLNPKGHLYPAIGSQVARWHGANQRGLPPYVVLNLKDRSHVAWGGYLGKAYDPFVGTNVDKLFSLPPGLELDRIRDRKELSARLDRVQAVMDTSGQMEAVDYFGQQAFEMVAGAKAREAFDLSRESEKTHQLYGSHDWAKQALLARRLVEAGTAFVTIDLSHHSASGTWDTHGDNIPPYGGIWNGLRPLLPVFDHVLTTLVEDLHQRGLLETTLVIAMGEFGRTPRIGTQESTDGRDHWPYVMSMCLAGGGYRHGQVIGATSKDGGEIAERPVTPGDLAATIYHHFGLPPDATYLDHQGRPLRLVDHGTRITEITG; encoded by the coding sequence ATGCTCAAGGCCAGTTTGGCGGGTCTGGCGGGTCTGACGTTGCCGGACCTTTTGAGGTTGCGCGCCCAATTGCCTTCCGTCCGTGCGCGGACGGGTCGCTCGGTCATCCTGCTTTGGATGACCGGAGGTCCATCGCACATCGACACGTGGGATATGAAACCGGATCAGCCGTCGGAGAACCGGGGTCCTTTCAAATCCATTCCCACTCAAGTGGCGGGCGTGCGGATTTGCGAATACTTGCCCAAGCAGGCCGTCATGATGAATCGGTTCACATTGATTCGCAGTGTGGATTGCCGGGAAAGCAATCACGAACCGAACATGGTGATGCAAACGGCGAATCTGGAGGCGGAGCCCCGGCTCAATCCGAAGGGGCATCTCTATCCCGCCATCGGATCCCAGGTTGCGCGCTGGCATGGAGCCAATCAGCGCGGCTTGCCGCCCTATGTGGTCCTCAACCTCAAGGACCGCTCTCATGTCGCGTGGGGTGGCTATCTGGGCAAGGCCTACGATCCTTTCGTCGGAACGAATGTGGACAAGCTTTTCAGTCTGCCGCCCGGGCTGGAGTTGGACCGCATCCGGGATCGGAAGGAATTATCGGCCCGGCTGGACCGCGTGCAGGCCGTGATGGACACCTCGGGGCAGATGGAGGCGGTCGATTATTTTGGCCAGCAGGCCTTCGAAATGGTCGCGGGGGCAAAGGCGCGCGAAGCTTTCGATCTTTCCCGAGAGTCTGAAAAGACGCACCAGCTTTACGGTTCGCACGATTGGGCGAAGCAGGCGTTGTTGGCGAGGCGCCTGGTGGAAGCCGGCACGGCCTTTGTCACGATCGATTTGAGCCACCATTCGGCTTCAGGAACATGGGACACGCACGGCGACAACATTCCTCCCTATGGCGGCATTTGGAACGGATTGCGCCCTCTGCTTCCCGTCTTCGACCATGTGTTGACCACGCTGGTGGAGGACTTACACCAGCGGGGATTGCTGGAAACGACGCTCGTGATTGCCATGGGTGAATTCGGACGCACCCCCAGGATCGGCACGCAAGAAAGCACTGATGGTCGAGACCACTGGCCTTACGTCATGTCGATGTGCCTGGCGGGCGGCGGATACCGTCATGGCCAGGTCATTGGCGCGACCTCAAAGGACGGTGGGGAGATTGCCGAAAGACCGGTGACGCCCGGCGATCTGGCGGCCACGATCTACCACCACTTCGGTCTCCCGCCCGACGCCACCTACCTCGATCATCAGGGACGGCCGTTGCGCTTGGTCGATCACGGGACCCGCATCACAGAAATCACCGGCTGA